Proteins encoded together in one Telopea speciosissima isolate NSW1024214 ecotype Mountain lineage chromosome 4, Tspe_v1, whole genome shotgun sequence window:
- the LOC122660226 gene encoding dihydroorotate dehydrogenase (quinone), mitochondrial isoform X3, which yields MRQLSEVAHRLAVSAAARGLVPKEKRPDPSILGLEVWGRKISNPIGLAAGFDKNAEAVEGLLGLGFGFVEVGSVTPVPQEGNPKPRIFRLPQEGAIINRCGFNSEGIVAVAKRLGAQHGKRKLAEISSTSISSNDEVQPGGKAGPGILGVNLGKNKTSEDAAADYVQGVHTLSQYADYLVINVSSPNTPGLRKLQGRKQLKDLIKKVQAARDEMQWGEEGPPPLLVKIAPDLSKEDLEDIAAVALTLRLDGLIISNTTISRPDPVSKNPVAEESGGLSGKPLFNLSTNILKEMYLLTRGKIPLIGCGGISSGEDAYKKIRAGATLVQLYTAFAYEGPILLPQMKAELAQCLERDGFKSASEAVGADYR from the exons AGGTTGCTCATCGTCTAGCAGTCTCTGCAGCAGCCCGTGGTTTGGTTCCAAAGGAGAAAAGGCCAGATCCATCGATATTGGGGCTGGAAGTTTGGGGACGGAAAATTTCAAATCCAATAGGTCTTGCTGCTGGTTTTGATAAAAATGCTGAGGCTGTCGAAGGAttattagggttaggttttgggTTTGTAGAGGTGGGCTCAGTAACTCCTGTTCCACAAGAGGGTAATCCAAAGCCTCGTATCTTCAGATTGCCGCAGGAGGG TGCTATCATAAACCGATGTGGCTTTAATAGTGAAGGAATCGTGGCTGTTGCAAAACGTTTGGGTGCCCAGCATGGTAAGAGAAAGCTGGCTGAAATATCAAGCACTTCGATCTCATCCAATGATGAAGTCCAACCTGGAGGAAAAGCAGGCCCTGGAATTCTTGGGGTTAATCTTGGCAAGAATAAGACAAGTGAAGATGCCGCTGCTGACTATGTTCAAGGGGTTCATACATTGTCCCAGTATGCTGATTACCTG GTTATAAACGTTTCGTCACCAAACACTCCTGGACTGCGTAAACTTCAGGGGAGAAAACAACTGAAGGACCTTATTAAGAAG GTACAAGCTGCTCGTGATGAGATGCAATGGGGTGAAGAGGGTCCTCCACCATTGCTTGTGAAAATTGCTCCAGACTTGTCTAAAGAAGACCTTGAAGATATTGCAGCG GTTGCTCTTACTCTCCGCTTGGATGGATTG ATAATATCAAATACAACCATTTCAAGACCTGATCCTGTAAGTAAGAACCCGGTGGCTGAAGAGTCTGGTGGCTTAAGCGGGAAGCCTCTTTTTAATCTATCCACCAACATCTTGAAGGAGATGTACCTTTTGACGAGG GGAAAGATCCCCCTTATTGGTTGCGGGGGTATTAGCAG CGGGGAGGATGCGTACAAGAAGATACGAGCAGGAGCAACCCTTGTTCAGCTTTACACAGCCTTTGCCTATGAAGGGCCTATTCTCCTTCCCCAGATGAAG